In a genomic window of Chloroflexota bacterium:
- a CDS encoding helix-turn-helix domain-containing protein: MPILFQNGRVSWELARLMIERMKRASDMVEELAFQPVAGRLAGLILSHYGEAIGDYTKRDMSLDEMAARIGSTREMVCRLLYRFSDEGVVRINRTEFMISDREKLEGFASKVKG, from the coding sequence ATGCCGATCTTGTTCCAGAATGGGCGTGTATCCTGGGAGTTGGCTCGTTTGATGATCGAACGGATGAAACGAGCCAGCGACATGGTCGAGGAACTGGCCTTTCAGCCCGTCGCAGGCCGTCTGGCGGGTCTCATTCTCAGCCATTACGGCGAGGCCATTGGGGACTACACAAAACGAGATATGAGTCTCGACGAAATGGCTGCTCGCATCGGTTCGACACGCGAGATGGTCTGCAGGTTGCTGTACCGTTTTTCAGATGAAGGCGTGGTGCGGATCAACCGCACAGAGTTCATGATTTCCGACCGGGAGAAACTGGAAGGATTTGCCAGTAAAGTTAAAGGCTGA
- a CDS encoding isoprenylcysteine carboxylmethyltransferase family protein, whose translation MDETKFSELLKQAEREYSPRKRLTALMIEGIFFLGILPVALVYLSLLLDSRFGLPRLEYGVINVAIGWFFMVVGFLFACWAIYVQFTTGKGTPVPVMATQKLIIQKPYNYCRNPMALGTIVLYLGIAFLIGSISAVGLVLIGAILLLSYIKVLEEREMELRFGEAYQEYRKRTSFIIPRLWRRR comes from the coding sequence ATGGATGAGACCAAATTCTCAGAATTACTAAAACAAGCAGAACGTGAATACAGTCCTAGAAAACGACTTACAGCATTGATGATTGAGGGCATATTCTTCTTGGGCATTTTGCCAGTTGCCCTTGTCTATTTGTCTTTGCTGCTTGACTCGCGATTTGGTTTGCCACGGTTGGAATATGGAGTCATCAATGTGGCAATAGGTTGGTTCTTTATGGTAGTTGGATTTCTATTTGCGTGTTGGGCAATCTATGTTCAATTCACAACAGGTAAAGGAACTCCAGTCCCTGTAATGGCTACTCAGAAATTGATCATTCAGAAACCTTATAATTATTGTCGCAACCCAATGGCATTAGGGACAATCGTACTCTATTTGGGAATTGCTTTTCTCATTGGTTCAATTTCAGCGGTGGGTTTAGTTCTAATAGGAGCGATTCTTCTTCTCTCATATATCAAGGTTCTGGAAGAAAGAGAAATGGAGTTGCGGTTTGGGGAAGCTTATCAAGAATATCGAAAACGAACCTCTTTTATCATTCCGCGTTTGTGGCGAAGAAGATAA
- a CDS encoding serine hydrolase domain-containing protein, with product MILKRKTVIAISMLILLILLAIVVFWRWQRAEPRKPDPIPPGDYTYSVDYAEYRIDQLMKQHHLPSVAVALIDDQDTVWQKAFGLANVEKEIPATVDTVYKLWSISKVFTAIETMRLVEEGLVDLDAPITDTIPDFSIQSRFPDSEPITIRSILAHHSGLPRNECHSLMSGPADYDVLGEMAESLKDCHMAFPVGYRYKYINIGPDVLGHIIQELRGEYYPRYMKENLLAPVGMENSAFLSTGIPAKRDVALGYEYYKGEYYPYEQGDITHLPSGNLYSTLEDMSAFAKFVFRGGEANGEQVIDRETLMLMFEDQFSSQRDPQPMGLGWKRAPVFGSELLVWHDGGPGEGIGSLVALLPERKLGVVLFANEISFEGSISVFLANEILERMLETKYGVTSPEDETSEPVDIDRSLLDDYEGRYVAFGQVMDVFLSGDRLKGKIQGMKFDLIPVGQTEFQVSHWLLNLGLADLLQLPIDLRELEIEFLAGDEAEEDVMIINMGDISYEICPRYPEFTDIPALWQELAGVYELVERLSSGNVGSEIIGRDEIVIEDGVLRMPGVIGPLKPISETEIIILGGPFAGETMVYEPGTGYIYHQWVVYKPIEADLNRE from the coding sequence ATGATACTGAAGCGCAAGACAGTCATCGCGATTTCGATGCTAATACTTTTGATTCTCCTCGCAATCGTGGTCTTCTGGAGGTGGCAACGAGCAGAGCCCAGGAAACCAGACCCCATTCCGCCAGGAGATTACACCTATTCGGTGGATTATGCAGAATACAGAATCGATCAATTGATGAAGCAGCACCATTTGCCCAGTGTGGCCGTGGCCTTGATCGACGACCAGGATACGGTCTGGCAGAAAGCATTTGGACTGGCGAACGTTGAGAAGGAGATACCAGCGACAGTCGATACGGTTTACAAACTCTGGTCCATCTCCAAAGTTTTCACCGCCATCGAAACGATGCGGCTGGTCGAAGAGGGTCTGGTTGACCTGGATGCCCCCATCACAGATACCATACCCGATTTTTCCATCCAGAGCCGCTTCCCGGATTCTGAGCCGATCACCATTCGCAGCATCCTGGCCCACCATTCCGGGCTTCCGCGCAATGAATGTCATTCGCTGATGTCCGGGCCTGCGGACTATGACGTTCTGGGGGAAATGGCCGAGTCGTTGAAAGATTGCCATATGGCGTTTCCGGTCGGCTACAGATACAAGTACATCAACATTGGGCCTGACGTGCTGGGCCATATCATTCAGGAGTTGAGGGGCGAGTACTACCCCCGCTATATGAAAGAGAATCTGTTGGCTCCCGTGGGAATGGAAAACAGCGCATTCCTGTCGACCGGCATCCCTGCAAAAAGGGATGTCGCCCTGGGCTACGAGTATTACAAAGGTGAATACTATCCTTACGAGCAAGGGGACATCACCCATCTTCCGTCGGGGAACCTGTACTCGACTCTTGAGGACATGAGCGCTTTCGCCAAATTCGTGTTTCGGGGTGGGGAAGCCAATGGAGAGCAGGTCATCGACCGGGAGACTCTCATGTTGATGTTCGAAGACCAGTTTTCGAGCCAGAGAGACCCTCAGCCCATGGGACTGGGCTGGAAGAGGGCCCCTGTTTTCGGTTCCGAACTGTTGGTCTGGCACGATGGCGGCCCTGGCGAGGGCATTGGTTCGTTGGTGGCCTTGCTTCCCGAGAGGAAACTGGGCGTCGTGTTATTTGCCAACGAGATCAGCTTCGAGGGGAGCATCTCGGTTTTCCTGGCAAACGAGATACTTGAACGGATGCTGGAAACCAAATACGGGGTTACCTCTCCTGAGGACGAAACTTCAGAGCCGGTTGACATTGACCGGTCTCTGCTTGATGATTACGAGGGTAGATATGTTGCTTTTGGGCAGGTTATGGATGTATTCTTGAGCGGAGACCGACTGAAAGGGAAGATCCAGGGGATGAAATTCGATCTGATTCCCGTGGGTCAAACTGAATTCCAGGTGAGTCATTGGTTGTTGAACCTTGGATTGGCGGACCTGCTGCAGCTCCCCATCGATCTGCGAGAACTGGAAATTGAATTCCTGGCAGGGGACGAAGCCGAGGAAGATGTGATGATCATCAATATGGGTGACATTAGTTACGAGATCTGCCCCAGGTATCCTGAATTTACAGATATTCCCGCCCTCTGGCAAGAGCTTGCCGGCGTGTATGAGCTGGTGGAGCGGCTGTCCTCAGGAAATGTCGGAAGTGAGATTATCGGGAGGGACGAGATAGTGATAGAAGATGGTGTCCTCAGGATGCCTGGCGTTATCGGCCCGCTCAAGCCCATCAGCGAGACCGAGATTATCATCCTGGGCGGGCCATTCGCCGGGGAGACCATGGTTTATGAGCCAGGCACGGGCTATATCTATCATCAATGGGTTGTCTACAAACCGATCGAAGCAGACTTGAACAGAGAATAG